The genomic interval ATAGTCTGGCAGGGATGGTAATTTCTGCTACTGCTGAGAAAATTCCTTCAAGGATTAATAAATTAGTCTACTTGGCAGCCTTCATACCCGTTAGTGGTCAAAATTTACTTGAACTAGCAAGTGCAGATGCACAATCTCAATTAGGTCCATCTTTAGTGCCTTCTGCTGACGGGCTGACTTTAGATATCAAGTCAGAAAACCGTGTAGCAATTTTCTGCCAGGATGGATCAGAGACAAACAAAAAACTTCTAATTGATAACTTTCGGGTAGAGCCTGCTATTCCATTTGGCACTCCAGTTTCACTCACTGATGCAGCCTTTGGAAAGGTAGCCAAATATTATATCTACACGACTGAAGATAAAGCAATTGGCATAGACCTGCAAAAACAAATGGCGTCTGCGGCTGGCATCTCTAAAGTGTATTCGGTTACAAGTGGCCATAGCCCTTTTCTGTCCACACCTGATGCACTAACAGGCATCCTTCTGGACATAGTTAAATAAGCGATTGCCCTCCCAGCAACTTAACCTAAAAACTATGGCTACTAAAAATACAAGTATATCTAACAAAAGAACCGGAGAAAAAATCACATGGCTTGAGACATCTATGGACACCAAAGGTAAATGGCTTTCTTTTCAATTTGAGGTAGCTCCAGGTGGAAATTTACCCGTTACTCATTATCACCCAAACCAAAAGGAAACTCTCTGGATCAACAAAGGTATTTCATGGTAAGCTTATCCGGAAAAGTCCATACACTAATTGCAGGCGAAAAATTAGTTATTCCAAAAGGCGTTCCTCACCGCTGGTGGAATCATTCCTTAAGTGAGGTAGCTGAGATGAAAGTTATTTTTGAACCAGCTTTAAATACAGAAACATTTTTGGAGCAATTTTATGGACTGAGCAATGATGATAAAACCAAAAAAGATGGGTCTCCACATTTTCTGCAACTTATGACATGGGTCAATGAGTACCAGGTATTTATCCAAGGGCCTCCTTTGCAACTTCAGGTGTTAATGGGATACATACTGGGTGGTATTGGCCGCTTGTTAGGCTTTAAAAATATTATCCTCAATACAGCCAGTAGCTACAATCAACCAAGGATAGTAGCAGGAGTAACTAGTGTTCTAGCAATTTAATTTCATGTATTAATTTTGCTAATTTCTATGTATCTGTTTTTTAGTTTTACACGAGCTTTCTCAGTTGTAAACGACCAGTTGACTTTTACCGCTTTTAGATTTCGATTCTTTTGCCAAATAAGAGTCTCGGATTCAAGTATTTCCTGATTTGCGATTCGTCTGTCTAAGCACTGGCGTGCAAGGGATGAAAATTCCATTTCTGCCATGTTTAACCACGAGCCGTGTTTAGGTGTAAAATGGAATTCCAGCTTATTTTTGAGTTGCCGGGCCTCTTCGAAGGGTAAATTTTCATAAAATGCCCCATAGGAATGGGTTTGATAATTATCCTGAACAAGTTTGATTTTAGTTTCAGTTGGATAATGTTCTTTGACCACCCACTGCATAAAGTGGCTATAATCAGCTTTAGTTTTTGTGGTGGTAACCTTTATATGCCGTTGCCCGGTATCCATATTGTAAGCCAGTAGCACATTACAAACGCCATTTCTTAGGTATTCCTGATGTTGTTTTTGTGTGCAATTAGCTTTAGCCGGAATGGGTGTCAACACATGGTCAATAAGTTGACAAGGACGTTCATCAAAGCATAAACGGACAATCCCTTCCTCTTGAGGTTGAGCGTACAAATCTAAAACATCTTCCATAGTGGCAACATATTCGCCATTGATGATACCAATGCACCACATTTGCTTTAACCAAGGCTTAAGCCTGCTTTTTTTAAAACTTGCCGGATGGATTCATTGGATATAGTTTCAACATAGTTAAGTTCAACAAGTTTTTCATTCAATAAGGATAAAGTCCAATGGGCAGAGCCGGCAGGCGACTCACTGCAAGCCATACTGGTAATCTGTGCTTCCAAGCGTTCTGTAATGATGGGAGGTTGACCACTTCTGGGGCGTTCTTCCAAGGCATTAGAAAGGCCTCCGGCAAAATATCGCTTTTTAATGCGGTAATAATGATTACTGTCAATGCCTACTTCTGATTGAACTTCAATCCTTGATTTACCTGAATTCATTAGTAACAAGGCTCTTGCACGAGTTATTTTGCGACTCTTGTGCGTTCCTTTTTTTATAATTGAGCTCAGTTCGGTTTTTTCTGATTCTGACAAACTTACTTTAGTAGCGATCCGTGCCATGAGAATAAAAAGTTTATCCTCAAAATTAATAACTAAAATTAAATTGCTAAAACACTAGTTTGACTTTCTCTGGTATAAAATAACTTTATTTAGATGAATGATTTTGATAGAATATTTATAGGGTAAATAAAATCAATGATGATTGAAAAAGAACACTATGTGGTAGAGGTTACAGGTGAAGGCATCATACCGGTCAGCGAAAAAGAGACCCTACTGGAAGCAGCACTTCTAGCCCGTATTCCTATCTTTCATGAATGTGGAGGAAATGCTAGATGTTCCACTTGTAGGGTGTTAGTGTTAGAAGAAGCACACGCATTATCACCTCCCAATGAAAAAGAAAAAATGTTAAGTGATCAGATGCGATTTCCGCCTAATGTACGGCTCGCCTGCCAAACCAGGGTAAAGGGAAAAGATGTAAAAGTATCCCGTATCATCCGGGATAAGAGCGATATTAGTTTATATGTAGGATCAAATGCCGGAGAATCCACTCAACAAATAGGAGAAGAAAAGGAGCTGGCTCTTTTTTTTCTTGACATTCGCAATTTTACAGCTTTTGTAGAAACACGTTTTCCTTTTGATGTCATCCATATTATCAGAAAGCTTTTTACTACTTTTCTGGAAAAGGTTGAACAGAATCATGGAAAAATCATTGAAACGTCTGGAGATGGCCTGTATGCAGTATTTGGATTCGATCAGGACCCGGAAACGGCTGTTGACTGGGCAGTAAAAGCAGGCTTTTCAATCCTTTCAGGCCTGGAAGATTTGAATGAGAACTATTTTAAGATATATTTTAACCAGATTATAGAAATTGGCATTGGTATAAATGCAGGCATAGCTGTAGGAGGGAATATTAGACTTGGAAAGGAGAATCGCATGGTGGTAATGGGTCATGCGGTAAATATTGCTGCCCGTTTGCAAAATGCCACTAAAGAATTGAATAATAATTTTATTATATCAGCCGATGCTTTTAAACTATTATCCACTCCGCCTCATCATTATCAAACAACTTTTATTTCGCTAAAAGGAGTGAGCAGCCCTTTACAAGTATATTTACTTGGTGAACACTATTTGTAAACT from Rhodocytophaga rosea carries:
- a CDS encoding alpha/beta fold hydrolase, with protein sequence MKNTMIGMLLTAAVLLIAGACSKDEPSPSTTFVLVHGAWQGPYVWQYVKEGLEKKGHKVLVVELPAHGNDNTSPANVSMDSYRDKVIEAIHSTNGKVVLVGHSLAGMVISATAEKIPSRINKLVYLAAFIPVSGQNLLELASADAQSQLGPSLVPSADGLTLDIKSENRVAIFCQDGSETNKKLLIDNFRVEPAIPFGTPVSLTDAAFGKVAKYYIYTTEDKAIGIDLQKQMASAAGISKVYSVTSGHSPFLSTPDALTGILLDIVK
- a CDS encoding IS630 family transposase, with the protein product MWCIGIINGEYVATMEDVLDLYAQPQEEGIVRLCFDERPCQLIDHVLTPIPAKANCTQKQHQEYLRNGVCNVLLAYNMDTGQRHIKVTTTKTKADYSHFMQWVVKEHYPTETKIKLVQDNYQTHSYGAFYENLPFEEARQLKNKLEFHFTPKHGSWLNMAEMEFSSLARQCLDRRIANQEILESETLIWQKNRNLKAVKVNWSFTTEKARVKLKNRYIEISKINT
- a CDS encoding adenylate/guanylate cyclase domain-containing protein, translating into MMIEKEHYVVEVTGEGIIPVSEKETLLEAALLARIPIFHECGGNARCSTCRVLVLEEAHALSPPNEKEKMLSDQMRFPPNVRLACQTRVKGKDVKVSRIIRDKSDISLYVGSNAGESTQQIGEEKELALFFLDIRNFTAFVETRFPFDVIHIIRKLFTTFLEKVEQNHGKIIETSGDGLYAVFGFDQDPETAVDWAVKAGFSILSGLEDLNENYFKIYFNQIIEIGIGINAGIAVGGNIRLGKENRMVVMGHAVNIAARLQNATKELNNNFIISADAFKLLSTPPHHYQTTFISLKGVSSPLQVYLLGEHYL
- a CDS encoding helix-turn-helix domain-containing protein; protein product: MARIATKVSLSESEKTELSSIIKKGTHKSRKITRARALLLMNSGKSRIEVQSEVGIDSNHYYRIKKRYFAGGLSNALEERPRSGQPPIITERLEAQITSMACSESPAGSAHWTLSLLNEKLVELNYVETISNESIRQVLKKAGLSLG
- a CDS encoding cupin domain-containing protein, whose protein sequence is MVSLSGKVHTLIAGEKLVIPKGVPHRWWNHSLSEVAEMKVIFEPALNTETFLEQFYGLSNDDKTKKDGSPHFLQLMTWVNEYQVFIQGPPLQLQVLMGYILGGIGRLLGFKNIILNTASSYNQPRIVAGVTSVLAI
- a CDS encoding cupin domain-containing protein, with protein sequence MATKNTSISNKRTGEKITWLETSMDTKGKWLSFQFEVAPGGNLPVTHYHPNQKETLWINKGISW